In a single window of the Helicobacter sp. MIT 99-5507 genome:
- a CDS encoding GDP-mannose 4,6-dehydratase translates to MIYLITGGCGFLGSNIAKDILDNSNDELIVFDNLYRKGSNLNLDFLKESGRDFTFIHGDIRNFYDISKVIIDFKPDIVYHLSGQVAMTTSIANPRFDFEVNAVGTFNILDSIRQFSKDSIVIYSSTNKVYGDLENFTYKETAKRYICEEYPYGFSEDIGIDLHSPYGCSKGIGDMYMLDFHRIYGVKSIVFRHSSMYGVRQFSTYDQGWIGYFINEAINNNEITISGNGKQVRDILYASDMVRLYLDAPKYIEKMQGNAFNIGGGWDNSLSILELFDILEEILDIKIKYHIASPRASDQKIFVANLDKLNRIMPFNPTINKQSGIKKMIEWVKSNN, encoded by the coding sequence ATGATTTATTTAATCACTGGTGGTTGTGGATTTTTAGGGAGTAATATAGCAAAGGATATTTTAGATAATTCAAATGATGAATTAATCGTATTTGATAATCTTTATAGAAAAGGTTCTAATTTAAATTTAGATTTTTTAAAAGAAAGTGGTAGAGATTTTACATTTATTCACGGGGATATAAGAAATTTCTATGATATTTCAAAAGTTATCATTGATTTTAAACCAGATATAGTTTATCACCTAAGCGGACAAGTAGCTATGACTACATCAATAGCCAATCCAAGATTTGACTTTGAAGTCAATGCAGTAGGGACATTTAATATATTAGATTCTATTAGACAATTTAGCAAAGATTCTATTGTAATTTATTCATCAACAAATAAAGTCTATGGTGATTTAGAAAATTTTACATATAAAGAAACTGCTAAAAGATATATCTGCGAGGAATATCCTTATGGTTTTAGTGAGGATATTGGCATAGATTTGCATTCTCCTTATGGATGTTCAAAAGGAATAGGTGATATGTATATGCTTGATTTTCATAGAATCTATGGTGTAAAAAGCATTGTCTTTAGGCATTCATCTATGTATGGTGTAAGACAATTTAGCACTTATGATCAAGGTTGGATAGGATATTTTATAAATGAAGCAATAAATAACAATGAAATAACAATATCTGGCAATGGCAAACAAGTAAGAGATATATTATATGCCTCTGATATGGTAAGATTATATTTAGATGCACCAAAATATATAGAAAAAATGCAAGGAAATGCCTTCAATATAGGGGGAGGATGGGATAATAGCCTCTCAATATTAGAGTTATTTGATATTTTAGAGGAAATATTGGATATAAAGATAAAATACCATATAGCTTCTCCTAGAGCAAGCGATCAAAAAATATTTGTAGCAAATTTAGATAAATTAAATAGAATTATGCCATTTAACCCAACAATTAATAAACAAAGCGGAATAAAAAAGATGATTGAATGGGTAAAATCTAATAACTAA
- a CDS encoding DUF563 domain-containing protein → MFDYYKHFNLFKIRKLGHLKGFVKKWIYILTNPKESLQKRRILNSNKAKIMWFESAYKNMYHSLFQYYPSLVMIINHMKKIGINDYFVICPKKDSYWYDAVFEELLTLQGIDENKRIYIDDCNISAKNIYYSSFPNEIPSIINQIIKQLQDSFNDDKFNFTNRLYISRKKSQVRFLSNEDEIRNILEKEYGFKTIYMEDYNLKEKINIMKNAEIVISIDGTSLVNALFSKKQCKMIGLRLHSLTEHMFVMSAMFDNISYLPIVCDLDEEILDKGYNNDCQWHSSNIYIDPIYLREKLEVYEVSKI, encoded by the coding sequence ATGTTTGATTATTATAAACATTTCAATCTATTTAAAATTAGAAAACTTGGACATTTAAAAGGATTTGTAAAAAAATGGATATATATACTTACAAATCCAAAAGAAAGCCTACAAAAAAGAAGGATTCTAAATAGCAATAAAGCAAAAATTATGTGGTTTGAATCTGCTTACAAAAATATGTATCATTCGCTTTTTCAATACTATCCTAGTTTGGTTATGATAATAAATCATATGAAGAAAATAGGAATTAATGATTATTTTGTAATATGCCCCAAAAAAGATTCATATTGGTATGATGCAGTATTTGAAGAATTATTGACTTTACAAGGTATAGATGAAAACAAACGTATATATATAGATGATTGTAATATAAGTGCAAAAAATATTTATTATTCATCATTTCCAAATGAAATACCATCTATCATTAACCAGATAATAAAACAATTACAAGATTCTTTTAATGATGATAAATTTAATTTTACTAATAGATTATATATATCAAGAAAAAAATCACAAGTTAGATTCTTATCAAATGAAGATGAAATAAGAAATATATTAGAAAAAGAATATGGATTTAAAACAATATATATGGAAGATTATAATTTAAAAGAAAAAATAAATATTATGAAAAATGCAGAAATCGTCATAAGTATCGATGGAACTAGTCTAGTTAATGCACTATTTTCTAAAAAACAATGCAAGATGATTGGACTTAGATTACATAGCCTAACTGAACATATGTTTGTAATGAGTGCAATGTTTGACAATATTTCATATTTGCCAATAGTGTGTGATTTGGATGAAGAAATACTTGATAAAGGATATAATAATGACTGCCAGTGGCACTCTAGCAATATATACATAGACCCTATATATTTAAGAGAAAAGCTAGAAGTATATGAGGTAAGTAAAATATAG
- a CDS encoding group III truncated hemoglobin, whose protein sequence is MIYSDINKESIDKLMDIFYDKIKSDNNLGPIFKSKIGESKEAWDKHKDKISNFWQGQILGEGNYRRQPMKTHIELPPFPQEFFNIWLDLFSQSLDLVFDDNCKAVFLKRAQMIANSFQNMIYKYH, encoded by the coding sequence ATGATTTATAGCGATATTAATAAAGAAAGTATAGATAAATTGATGGATATTTTCTATGATAAGATAAAAAGCGATAATAATCTAGGTCCAATTTTTAAAAGCAAAATTGGTGAAAGCAAAGAAGCGTGGGATAAACACAAAGATAAAATTAGTAATTTTTGGCAAGGACAAATACTTGGAGAAGGAAATTACAGAAGGCAGCCAATGAAAACTCATATAGAGCTACCACCATTTCCACAAGAATTTTTTAATATATGGCTAGATCTATTTTCTCAAAGTCTAGATTTGGTATTTGATGATAATTGTAAGGCTGTATTTCTAAAAAGAGCACAAATGATAGCAAATAGCTTTCAAAATATGATATATAAATATCACTAA
- the prfA gene encoding peptide chain release factor 1 gives MIVDKLLPLIERYDNINQELIKPEVLSNVKLLSKLTKEQSDLSSLVEKAKEYLAVLKSLEDNKELLDDKELGDLVKEEIKILESKKVDLEEEIKLLLIPKDPNSNKNVYLEIRAGTGGDEAGIFVGDLFKAYCRYAESKRWKVEIISSSENNVGGYKEVIALIKGDSVYSRLKYEGGTHRVQRVPDTESQGRIHTSAVTVAIMPEVEDIEININPNDLQIDVFRSGGHGGQSVNTTDSAVRITHIPTGISVSMQDEKSQHKNKDKALKILKARIYEKELEEKMQLESQNRKEQVGSGDRSERIRTYNYPQNRLSDHRAGITLYSLEEIMLSGNLDLVINPLLAHMQSLSVQE, from the coding sequence ATGATTGTTGATAAGCTACTTCCATTAATTGAACGTTATGATAATATAAATCAAGAGCTAATAAAGCCTGAGGTTTTATCTAATGTCAAGCTACTTAGCAAGCTTACAAAAGAGCAGAGTGATTTATCATCTTTGGTTGAGAAGGCAAAAGAATATTTAGCTGTTTTAAAAAGCCTTGAAGATAATAAAGAACTGCTCGATGATAAAGAATTAGGTGATTTAGTAAAAGAAGAAATAAAGATTTTAGAATCTAAAAAAGTAGATTTAGAAGAAGAAATCAAGCTTCTCCTTATTCCAAAAGATCCAAATAGTAATAAAAATGTATATTTAGAAATCCGTGCTGGCACTGGTGGCGATGAAGCTGGAATATTTGTTGGTGATTTGTTTAAAGCTTATTGTAGATATGCAGAATCTAAGAGATGGAAAGTTGAAATAATAAGTTCAAGTGAAAATAATGTAGGTGGTTACAAGGAAGTTATTGCTCTTATCAAAGGTGATAGCGTTTATTCTAGGCTAAAATACGAAGGTGGCACACATAGAGTTCAAAGAGTGCCAGATACAGAATCTCAAGGTCGCATCCATACTTCGGCAGTCACAGTTGCCATTATGCCAGAAGTTGAGGATATTGAGATTAATATTAATCCAAATGATTTGCAAATAGATGTATTTCGTAGTGGAGGACATGGAGGGCAGAGTGTAAATACTACAGATTCTGCAGTGCGTATTACACATATCCCAACAGGCATTAGTGTATCAATGCAAGATGAAAAATCACAGCATAAAAATAAAGACAAAGCGCTAAAAATACTAAAAGCTAGAATCTATGAAAAAGAGCTTGAAGAAAAAATGCAACTTGAAAGCCAAAATAGAAAAGAGCAGGTTGGTAGTGGTGATAGAAGTGAGAGAATAAGAACTTATAATTATCCACAAAATCGCTTAAGTGATCATAGAGCAGGAATAACACTTTATAGTTTAGAAGAGATTATGTTATCTGGGAATCTTGACTTGGTTATAAATCCGCTTCTTGCACATATGCAAAGCTTAAGTGTGCAAGAATAG
- the rpsT gene encoding 30S ribosomal protein S20, with translation MANHKSAEKRIRQTLKRTQRNRYYKTKIKNIIKAVREAVNSGNIEDANNALKIANKNLHKFASKGILSKNTAARKVSRLNASVKKIAKA, from the coding sequence ATGGCAAACCATAAATCAGCTGAAAAAAGAATACGACAAACATTAAAACGTACTCAAAGAAATAGGTATTATAAAACTAAAATTAAAAATATCATAAAAGCTGTAAGAGAAGCTGTTAATAGCGGTAATATTGAAGATGCAAACAATGCACTAAAAATCGCAAATAAAAATCTTCATAAATTTGCAAGCAAAGGTATATTATCAAAAAATACCGCTGCAAGAAAAGTTTCAAGATTAAATGCAAGTGTTAAAAAAATAGCAAAAGCTTAA
- the glmM gene encoding phosphoglucosamine mutase — protein MKIFGTDGIRGEAGIDITPFTAMRAGLAIGIYLKRNTNRILIGKDTRRSGYMIENSLVSALTSLGYDVIQIGPMPTPAVAFLTEDMRCDAGIMISASHNPYYDNGIKFFNHNGYKFDKKEEKEIETIYNNLDILKSHFKNKTDIGSSKRIDDVIGRYIVHIKNSFPKNLNLKNIKIVVDTANGASYKVAPIIFSELGAEVITINDKPNGYNINENCGAIHPESLCKKVKEVGADIGFALDGDADRLVVVDNSGNIVNGDKLLGALSLYLKNQGKLQNNGVVATIMSNIALEEFLDSNDIKLIRSNVGDKFVLEEMINHSYNFGGEQSGHIIFSNYAKTGDGILSALQTLALMLDSKQSSIQILNPFLLHPQLQKNIDIKQKKPLENMKEKYISLIPNNIRHIIRYSGTENKLRILLEGKDKDILDSTMKILIDFFNKEIN, from the coding sequence TTGAAAATTTTTGGAACTGATGGTATTAGAGGCGAAGCAGGAATAGATATTACCCCATTTACAGCGATGCGAGCAGGACTTGCAATTGGTATATATCTAAAAAGAAACACAAATAGAATCTTGATAGGAAAAGATACAAGACGAAGTGGATATATGATAGAAAACTCTCTTGTGTCAGCATTAACATCACTTGGATATGATGTAATACAAATAGGTCCTATGCCAACTCCAGCAGTAGCATTTCTTACAGAAGATATGCGTTGTGATGCTGGAATTATGATTAGTGCAAGTCATAATCCATACTATGATAATGGAATAAAATTTTTCAATCATAATGGATATAAATTTGACAAAAAAGAAGAAAAAGAAATAGAAACAATCTATAATAATTTGGATATTTTAAAAAGCCACTTTAAAAATAAAACAGATATTGGCTCATCAAAAAGAATTGATGATGTGATTGGTAGATATATAGTCCATATCAAAAATTCTTTTCCAAAAAACTTAAATCTAAAAAATATAAAAATTGTCGTAGATACAGCAAATGGAGCAAGCTATAAAGTCGCACCTATTATTTTTAGTGAACTCGGAGCAGAAGTAATAACAATAAATGACAAACCAAATGGCTACAATATAAATGAAAATTGCGGGGCAATTCACCCAGAATCTTTATGCAAAAAAGTAAAAGAAGTTGGTGCGGATATTGGTTTTGCTCTTGATGGTGATGCGGATAGATTGGTCGTTGTAGATAATAGTGGAAATATAGTAAATGGCGATAAATTGCTTGGAGCATTGAGTTTATATTTAAAAAATCAAGGCAAATTGCAAAATAATGGAGTTGTTGCAACAATAATGAGCAATATTGCATTAGAAGAGTTTTTGGATAGTAATGATATAAAATTAATTCGCTCTAATGTTGGTGATAAATTTGTATTAGAAGAAATGATAAATCATTCATACAATTTTGGGGGTGAGCAAAGTGGGCATATCATCTTTAGCAATTATGCAAAAACAGGTGATGGAATCCTTAGTGCATTGCAGACTTTAGCATTAATGCTAGATTCAAAACAAAGTAGCATACAAATCCTAAATCCTTTTTTATTGCATCCTCAATTACAAAAAAATATTGATATCAAACAAAAAAAACCTTTAGAAAATATGAAAGAAAAATATATATCACTTATTCCAAATAATATTCGACATATTATTAGATATTCTGGCACAGAAAATAAGCTTAGAATCCTACTTGAAGGAAAAGATAAAGATATATTAGATTCTACAATGAAGATATTAATAGACTTTTTTAATAAAGAGATCAATTAA
- the lspA gene encoding signal peptidase II: MKQKILFFIIAIFIIIIDQAIKLWILNLAKTTNPIFETNFIDIILVYNKGMAFSLGSFLGVSLKWIILLLLIITSILVIKSKDFFNKYYIALGAIIGAGFGNVIDRFIRDGVVDYIYWHYGFKFAVFNFADSIINIAIIYLLLDYVYNSYKTRKPKIN; encoded by the coding sequence ATGAAACAAAAAATCTTATTTTTTATTATTGCTATTTTTATTATCATAATAGATCAAGCAATAAAACTATGGATTTTAAATCTTGCAAAAACTACAAATCCAATATTTGAAACAAATTTTATTGATATTATTTTGGTTTATAACAAAGGTATGGCATTTTCACTTGGGAGTTTTTTGGGAGTTAGCCTAAAGTGGATTATCCTTTTGCTACTAATAATCACAAGTATTTTAGTAATAAAAAGTAAAGATTTTTTTAATAAATATTATATTGCACTTGGTGCAATAATTGGTGCTGGTTTTGGTAATGTAATAGATAGATTTATTAGAGATGGTGTTGTAGATTATATCTATTGGCATTATGGATTTAAATTTGCTGTATTTAACTTTGCAGATTCTATTATAAATATTGCAATTATATATTTATTATTAGATTATGTATATAATAGCTATAAAACAAGAAAGCCTAAAATAAACTAA
- the thrS gene encoding threonine--tRNA ligase gives MELIGLKKDNEIFDLQTAEELKFNIDEYQKIYFDNSKDALSIIRHSCAHLMAQAIKQLYTNAQFFVGPVVDEGFYYDFKVDEKIGVEDLAKIEDKMRELAKKSCPIKKEYMDRKKAIEIFKDDELKMAVIKNIKGDTFSIYKQNDFEDLCRGPHIPDVRFLSYFKLTKLAGAYLGGDENAEMLTRIYGIAFATKEALKEYNFMMEEALKRDHRKLGNELQLFAFDEDVGAGLPIWLPRGARIRRNIENILTKALINQEYEPVRGPEILKSDLWKISGHYQNYKENMYFTNIDDIEYGIKPMNCLGHIKVYQSDVRSYRDLPLRFYEYGIVHRHEKSGVLHGLLRVREFTQDDAHIFCRPNQIKDEIVSIVHFASKIMKIFNFKYEMEISTKPQKYIGSDEIWEEATNALKEVLESSGINYSIDEGGGAFYGPKIDIKITDAIGRKWQCGTIQIDMNLPDRFNLEYIDENNITQKPVMIHRAILGSFERFIAILTEHYGGEFPVFIAPTQVVIIPIDKEAQDYAKIIQLKLREIGAYAEINLKNNTLNKRIRLSEKQKVPYIVVIGQKEVLQKELSIRDRIKKEQYTLKQEDFLNLISKQLNEVYF, from the coding sequence TTGGAATTAATTGGTTTAAAAAAAGATAATGAAATCTTTGATTTACAAACAGCAGAGGAATTGAAATTTAATATTGATGAATACCAAAAAATCTATTTTGATAATTCAAAAGATGCACTAAGTATCATTAGGCATTCTTGTGCTCACTTGATGGCTCAAGCAATAAAACAACTCTATACAAATGCACAATTCTTTGTTGGACCTGTTGTAGATGAAGGATTTTATTATGATTTCAAAGTAGATGAAAAAATAGGTGTAGAAGATTTAGCAAAAATTGAAGATAAGATGAGAGAATTAGCTAAAAAATCATGTCCTATTAAAAAAGAATATATGGATAGAAAAAAAGCCATAGAAATATTCAAAGATGATGAATTAAAAATGGCAGTTATTAAAAATATCAAAGGTGATACATTTAGCATATATAAGCAAAATGACTTTGAAGATTTATGCAGAGGTCCTCATATTCCAGATGTAAGATTCTTATCATATTTCAAGCTTACAAAACTAGCAGGTGCATATCTAGGTGGTGATGAAAATGCAGAAATGCTAACTAGAATCTATGGTATTGCATTTGCAACAAAAGAAGCTCTCAAAGAATACAATTTTATGATGGAAGAAGCTCTAAAAAGAGATCATAGAAAATTAGGAAACGAATTACAACTTTTTGCATTTGATGAAGATGTTGGCGCAGGGTTGCCAATATGGCTACCAAGAGGTGCTAGGATTAGAAGAAATATAGAAAATATACTTACAAAAGCACTAATCAATCAAGAATATGAGCCTGTAAGGGGTCCAGAAATATTAAAAAGTGATTTATGGAAGATTAGCGGACATTATCAAAATTATAAAGAAAACATGTATTTTACAAATATCGATGATATAGAATATGGAATCAAGCCTATGAATTGCCTAGGGCATATTAAAGTATATCAAAGTGATGTTAGAAGTTACAGAGATTTACCGCTTAGATTCTATGAATATGGCATAGTTCATAGACATGAAAAAAGCGGGGTCTTACATGGATTGCTTCGTGTTAGGGAATTTACACAAGATGATGCACATATATTTTGCAGACCAAATCAAATAAAAGATGAGATTGTATCAATTGTGCATTTTGCAAGCAAGATTATGAAAATTTTTAATTTCAAATATGAAATGGAAATCTCAACAAAACCGCAAAAATATATAGGTAGTGATGAAATATGGGAAGAAGCTACAAATGCACTAAAAGAAGTCCTAGAATCTAGCGGTATTAATTATAGCATTGATGAAGGTGGTGGTGCATTTTATGGACCAAAGATTGATATAAAAATCACTGATGCAATAGGCAGAAAATGGCAATGTGGAACAATTCAAATTGATATGAATTTACCAGATAGATTCAATCTTGAATATATTGATGAAAATAATATCACACAAAAACCAGTAATGATACATAGAGCGATACTTGGAAGTTTTGAGAGATTTATTGCGATTTTAACAGAGCATTATGGTGGAGAATTTCCAGTATTTATAGCACCAACACAAGTTGTTATTATACCTATCGATAAAGAAGCGCAAGATTATGCTAAAATCATTCAACTAAAACTAAGAGAAATTGGAGCTTATGCAGAGATAAATCTAAAAAATAATACACTAAATAAACGCATTAGACTAAGTGAAAAGCAAAAAGTGCCATATATCGTGGTTATAGGACAAAAAGAGGTTTTACAAAAAGAATTATCAATTCGAGATAGAATAAAAAAAGAACAATATACATTAAAACAGGAGGATTTTTTGAATCTAATTAGCAAACAACTAAATGAGGTGTATTTTTGA
- the infC gene encoding translation initiation factor IF-3: MSKESTLLNQNIKFDKVRCIGNNGEQLGIISSKEAQNIADDAGLDLVLIAADAKPPVCKIMDYKKFCYQRDKKIKEARKKQKQIEIKEIKLSTQIAQNDINYKVKHAKEFLQSGKHVKFKVFLKGREMTDPKQGFNVLYKVMEMLQEEANTEDKPILEGRYVNITLTPKVNKKDV; encoded by the coding sequence TTGAGCAAAGAGAGTACATTATTAAATCAAAATATAAAATTTGATAAGGTTAGATGTATAGGAAATAATGGAGAGCAACTAGGGATTATCTCATCAAAAGAAGCACAAAATATAGCTGATGATGCTGGTTTAGATTTGGTATTAATTGCTGCTGACGCAAAACCACCTGTATGTAAAATCATGGATTATAAAAAGTTTTGTTATCAAAGAGATAAAAAAATAAAAGAAGCAAGAAAAAAACAAAAACAAATAGAAATAAAAGAAATCAAGCTATCAACTCAAATAGCACAAAATGATATTAACTACAAAGTAAAACATGCAAAGGAATTTTTACAAAGTGGAAAACATGTAAAATTTAAAGTATTTTTAAAAGGTAGAGAAATGACAGATCCAAAACAAGGATTTAATGTCCTTTATAAAGTAATGGAAATGTTGCAAGAAGAAGCCAATACAGAAGATAAGCCTATATTAGAAGGTAGATATGTAAATATCACTCTTACTCCAAAAGTAAATAAAAAAGATGTGTAG